TTCTTGAGATCTTTCACGTGCGTGGGGTCATCCCCTTTtttattagtaaaataaaatagttatgataataagtttataaaattaagagaaattgtattatacgaacaaaatttttttatagaaaaaatagcttataatacttcttttttgcatattacaaatttgacaaatatgattGATAACGGGCGGGTAatctaattttgaatttgttatttttgtaatttaaaaaatataggtcACATGAGCTCTATTatcatatatttctttttgctatttttgtaaacttCCCTAAAACTAATCTCatatcttaaaaatattaggtgaaataatagttttgttcgaatttcatttaacaattatatttataataaaaatatttttaaaaataacaaaataaattaaaatatttacgagctATATTGGATTCTATTCATTCATATGCTATaacctaatttaattaaaaaaatatacaaaaaccaaatcgtaatttttaaaacatcctAAATTGTGAAATTACACGCAattctttaaaacaaatttaaatgctAAATTGGGTTTcatttgataatgatttttttaaaaaaaaaatttaggtgttgctttttacttaaaatatagtttttcaaagtttataataggtttaattttaatttttttaaaaaatatatcaaattattaactattttttttcttctaaagttggtgaaattaaaaaaaaaataaaagttagttATTGGATAGTGACAAATCCAATTATCTATGGGCAGTAGTTTTTATACCATAAACATAATGTTATAGTTTTTCAATATCTTGCAAATCCCATCATGATTAGTTTccattttaattacattattgGCAACTAATTAGCTTGGTGtagtaaaatatatagaataaaatgtaaatatttttcttagttaATTACATtgtagaaatgaaaaagaagtaacccaaaaatagaattttaatataaagtttataataaacaaatatttgaccGTACGGAAGAATATGAGTAACTAAGGACTTAGCCACTTAGGTGCATTGGGAATATCGCCTACCAAACTTTTAATCATTTCATGTGACATAAGGAGAAagaccttatttttctttctttcttcttttcttatactttataaacataaactttttaatcaacatatttttcaaatttaatcattACAAAAGTCTTCAAACAtactcaatttctttttggtttttattataatttcaattacCAACTATTCACTCTAAATTAgttcttttgtttcatttgaatttttctatattactACTAACAAAGTGGTTTATgagtataaatattaaatatcttaaatttgaatgtctaaattttaaatgcatttaaaataatttctgttttctaaaataaacaaaaaaaaattaaaaaattacatgcGAAAAAGATTATGAATGCGTTTGGATTGACTTTATaactattaataaaaaaaagttacatcAATCCGAACAATCcgaaacaaatattaaattgataaacgtgaaaattgatttatttgaagactaaattgttatattatttttaaggaaataatttaatatatatactgaTAGATTAGTAAAAGAagttggttaatatatatttttccaatttggAAGAGGTTTGAATTGTAGTGTAAAtgctacaaaaagaaaaagcaatgTTGATTTGAAATAAAGGAATAGGGTGGGAGAGattagagttttttttgggttaatGTCAGTTGGAGATAATTCAAAAGGGACCTAATGTTGAAGCTGTGAGTGAATAGACCCAAAACCTAACCAAAACCTGTTTCTTCTTTGTCTCCTCCATTACACACTATCTCTCTCTATCTCATACCTACAACTACATAATCACAATCTTTtcttatggaaaaaaaataaccatTATTGACCAAAAATATACTAACAACACGCAAGGTCTTTATCAAGGGCAGCGGACACAGGGCATCTAACTAAGGTAAGCCATCGTCTCTCCTCAAGAAAGGAAACATACGGGTTAAAAAAATACGTATTGGGCacttacaaaacaaaaaggaaattaacCCTGGTTGATGTAGTGGCGTCAACCATGTTCTcagtttctaaaaaaaaggataattattaaaaattaattttaaaatttaatagaagtatacataaattaaatttagaacttTTAAAGCCGACACAACCTAACTATATcatcaagatatatatatatatatacttttactattctttatgaatattttagttaatttttttgctatatttaaaattgctCTACTTTCATCtattaacaaaattcatttaaactatgaatgaatttttaattttttttgaaaatggaaatgtttatatgatgtaaaaactaaaatttggtttCTGCTCTTCCTtgtagaaattaattaataatggcACTTATTTTTAGTTGCTATATATGATACATGGTTAATTAGGGTTTCTCAAGTATATGattgaatatttgtatattttgggTGGTCTTTGTCAACTTCCAAGTCTCTATCTTAAAACTAACTATTTGTGCCCTTAATTTTGTGATATCTTTGATCAAGAcatgtttcattttcatatccattcaatttcttttcttttctttctgtgttattattaattatttccattttatGGTTTTGAGTTGTaatccaatatatatatatatatatacaaatatatcacTCTCACTTTTCTTAGATTATTTAttacttcctttttttgttttgtgggTGGGGggaaagatatatatatatatatatatatatatatataagtttgtTTCTTACATTAATGggcaagttttttttgtttattttaattttaagctTTTACAGCTCAACCATCACCATCTCTAAACTGTACTTAAATAGTTCTTTTCGAAAATGATGTTtcaatctctttttcttctaaatttttaagaaaatatatgtatgaacACTTTAAAGCCATCCGTAAAATAGAAATGTGCCTCGATGAAACTGTAAAACAGTCGTAAagtaaacttaaaataataatattacgTCTGTCGTAGTCATCACACacttgtttgaatttgaatatatcTATACCTacgatttaaatgaaattcaacTCCATGTTTTTGGATGAGgtagtttttctattttttcaatattgaaaatttatatgatgaagaaatcattttaaataacaaaaatttaaatacatttgtaaataagtttgttattttgtcaTATATAAAAGACCTCGAAGATTGTTTTCAAatcaagtaaaataaactaaagtatCTACAAATATAACAGAAGATTACTATAGTAGGTGTTTATTAGTGTCCATCGTATATAAACTAAAGTTCTagacaataatattttactatatttataaataaaatttatcgaGTGTATGtttgtcatttaaaacaattactCATTTTCTAGCTTTTCCCACGTTATTGATATATCTAATAATATCAagctaaaataaaacaaaattgaattaatcaatcaaaggaattaataatgaaacataagaattttgtttttatggtTAATTCAGTTTTTTGGCCACTAGTATGGCATTAATTAGCGATCAACTGACCATCATTGGATTGGGTAAGGAAGGCCTAATCATTaattactcttttttcttaaaaaaggaaaagaaattacatATAGTATTTTGTGTGGAATTTACAAAGATAATTGTATTATGATTCCTATAAAATGtttctctcttatttttaCCCACATCTCTCCTAGTTGTAAGaataaactacaaataaaaaattatgaactcACTcataatttaccaaatttccaaatcaaacttcaaatcttactatatatatgtctACACCAATttctctaattaaattaaatgtttggAGTTAAGTGGAAAGGTTTAGAATAAAGTTTTCTTGTATTTGGTGAGTTTAGTGGGTTGGGCCGTTTATTTGGGCCTCATATCACTATTTTGGACTTGTTTCTCCTGGAGCCAGCCCATAAAAGTCCTCTAACACTACTTGTAATGAATGTTCTCTCAGCCTTCTCCGTTGCTTTTCCTCAAAAGTCCAAATTGGCTATAATTTCACATTTATGCCATTGTGCGtgataattttatgttttttttataccaacaatataataaaaaaaaacgtgtCATTTCATCTACTAGTGCTtgtgatcatatatatatatatatatatatatatatatttatttatatatattgatttgtatGTACAATGTTTGGGTTGACGTTGATTTGAtctataataattcaaaaaattaagacGAGCATTAAATTTCCATCAACAATTTCACATGTTAATGGattcaaacataaacataaacataataggtgaattaacatttttattatatagaaaagaagaataaaaaattgtataaaacCATCCTTACACTATACAATGACATCCCTGAGTTATTAATTTGATCAATAACCTCCCTAGATTTtgttataagaaaaatttgtaacaaaatgaagatCTAAAAGTATGTATACACAAAATGTCTATGAATGTAAAATtcatatagtaaaaaaaaaggttataaAATGAGTAGAAGTTAGCGGGGAAGGGAAGGGTATAAGCTGTGTGTTACCTGACTTCTCTAAGTTCCAAAAAGCTCAAATAAAAACGTATCACTTTcgtaaaatgaaaacaaacttCGTTGCTGTTCAAAGGATTTCTGAGATCCACATCGGAACTCGATAATAATTGGGCAAAAATGGCTTCATTATTCTTCTTTAACCTATGATTCAGATCTCTCTCACAAGCCCTAATTCTACCTCATTCCATCTCCATCATCTTTGATCCTCCATTTCACCTCTCAATCCACGTTTACATTAAGGAACAGAGCAAGATGTATATGGCCTATGGATGGCCCCAGGTCATCCCCCTTGAATCTTCCCTTTGCCCATCTTCTCAGCAGATCATTTACCTTAAGGTCGTTAATCGTTTACTACTCGTTGTTTCTCCCACTCATCTCGAACTCTGGAGCTCAGCCCAGGTACCAATTCATCCATTAGTTTACGTTCATGTTTCTCAAAATGGGTTCTTCCCCTTTTTTGGTTTGGGTAATgggaattttgaattttttggattttgacaTTGGAATATATTTGGGTTTGTCTTCACCTCAGCATAGAATAAGATTGGGGAAGTACAAGCGAGATTCGGATTCAGTGCAGAGGGAAGGAGAGAATATTCAGGCTGTGTGGAGTCCTGATACCAAATTAATTGCCATTCTTGTAAGTCATATTTCCTTTTGTATTCTAAATTCATTCTGGTTGAATATTTCTTGCGTAAACTGTAATGCCACTGCTAGTTAACTTAGGTTctgtatttttgttatttgtaattAGGAACTTGGCAACCTTTCTATAGATGTCCAACCTATACCtgttaatttaatgtttacgTTAGTGTCAagttctaatattttaaaatgaaagcattTGTGGAGCTCATGTTAATAGCATATGTAGACACTTAATAGCTTATGTGTCTTGAATGGAATTTGGTTGAGGTTATATCCATCCAATCTGTAATTAGATACCCTCCTATACTATGGCATTGGTTTAGTTGTGACACCGAGATCTAATTCTCGATATTGGTGGCATGATTAAGGTTTGGAGAAGCTAAATACTTCTGGCCTTATAAAATTCGTCTTTCTAGATTTTTCTTTGCCTGTCTTTGAATTTTCTTGTAGAAACAGCAAATTTATCTTTGTAATTATCAGTTAAGACTTATTAGTTTGGATAGGGGTCTGATTCTTTGTTAGTATTAAGATTCCTTTTTGTGAGCTGGTTTCAAGCATGATCTTGTATATTCGttcctttttctcaatcaattCATAGCTTCTCAATGAAAGACATGGAGAAAAAATTGTgtcatttattattgtttttagaataagCTTCAACAATGCAGGTGTTgaattattttacttaaatatttCCCTTTAATAAATctcatgtttgaatttttcttgCAGACatcatctttctttctccaCATCTTTAAGGTCCAATTCACGGATAGAAAGATACACTTTGGAGGAAAACAGCCCTCTGGTTTGTCTTTTGCCACCGTCTCTTTGGTTCTTAGTGAGCAGGTGCCTTTTGCAGCAAGGGACTTGACAGTGTATGCACTCTTCTAATTTTGATAACAGGGCTATCTCTTGTTTTTGATGCACTGAGTTGTCATTCTTGCTGAAGAGAGAGCATTTAGCACCCTTTGGAACTTGGCAACATTTTCGCTGTGTTTTATGCTAAGTGATTTAAATCCTCAAGTTGGcaatgatagacttttattgATGGAGGAGGTACAGTTGTGAGGTGGAGAAAAATTTCAACTGGATCAGATGAGGTTCATTCTTGAAAGatgcacatatatatagtttcaACCAAACACACTAAATATGCCTAAAGGTCCATAGGTTAATTTCCATCATCAATCTTGTTTATCTCCATGAGGAACACGTGATGCAAAAGCTTATTCGGGATTTCACTGCAAAGTGGATATTTGGACTTGAGTTGCAACAGTATTTAATAAACATGTTGCTTGGTGGAAAGGATTTCAAAAGGCCGACGAATAAGCTGaatacttaaattttcaaCCAAACTCTTGCAAGGTTTACCGTActaaggttaaaaaaaattagcaaggatttctttcttcaatgCAGTCATTGGCATTAATCTTCTTTTAGCTACCGACCAAGCTAGGTGCTGGATCTGTCTTAGGaacttgatttttcaaatatttctaagaAATGAAGGTTAAGTGAGTAgcaaagtaaataaaatttccatGAAGGATTCGAAAATAATGTACGATACGTGTCTAGATTATTCCTGTATTTGATGTgtaccaaataaataaaatcttatttatGATAACTACATGATAGCTCCATTTCCCCCCTCTTTTGTCCAATTGGCTGTCTTTTGTAACTCCTTTAGATTGGGGCTTCTTTCCCTGCTTATGTAATTTCACTATTTCATATCATACATGaaagaaattgtttcttattcttatccaaaaaaaagaaagcctTTCATTTCAAATGTCTTCCATCCCAAGAATAGttattattctctttcttcaataaaaaattgtatttgtaaGATTAGTGAATCACTTTACTACAGACGTGATAATGCAAGCATTGAGACTTGGTTTCTAAAAACTTGTGTACTATGATACCAGACCACCAGAATGCTCGTCAATGAGCAATGTAATTAACAATCCACACTTCTAGACGAAGTACTTTACCGATATCCTTAAATGGAATGACAACAGTGGAATTGCTgcatcacttttttttttttgaaaatgaagcaCGTCTCTTCATTAGGAAAATGAATAGACAATATaaagatataaattaaaatgaaaagacaaGACCTAAGCCCTAAGGACCAACGAGTGCACCttgacatctcaactaggttgacatcCCCTTGACACTCATCATATGCTTGCTGCAtgcatctttttcttttgaactaACTCATTAAGAATTCAGTGATAGTTACATCATACTAATATCTGACAATTCATGTTTATATGTATGaatgatatttatattatatttatcaattttgaattttaaattttaaattgtttctGCAGTAGCAACATTGTAAGCGACAGCAGGCATATGTTTATTGGGCTTTCTAGTGGATCTTTATACAGTATATCCTGGAAGGGAGAGGTAGTGTAAAGGTTTTTTTTGGATCAGTTAGCAAATATTTTCCAAGTACATTCTCATATGTTTAGTTTTGTCAATCATCAGTGTTCTGTAGGCTGAATTGCAATtaactttcctttttcttttgtctggCTTTCTTCTCAACATATCTTTCTTAAACAGTTCTATGGGGCCTTTGATATTGATCTTCATACCCGTGATCACAATGAAATTGGCCTACCTTCTCTTCCTCTGGACAATGGTCTTGCTTATAAAAGTTCTACAAGGATTCTCAAGACCAATCACGATGTCAAGCAATCTGTTATCATAAAGTTGGACCTTTGTCTACCTCTGAGGATGCTCTTTGTGCTTTATTCTGATGGAAAGCTAGTGCAATGTTCTGTAAGCAAGAAGGGCTTAAAGTACACTGATGCTATTAAggctgaatttttttttggtactGTAGATGCTGTGTGTACATCTGTCGCTCCAAACCAACAAATCCTTGCAGTAGGCTCCAGAAGAGGGGTTGTTGAATTATATGATCTAGCAGATTCTGCCTCCCTCTTTCGTTCTGTTTCTTTGCATGACTGGGGGTAAGCCTGGAGTTATCTTTTTCCAGAACAAAGAAATTGTACCGTCAAGAACCAATGTCATTTCTGTAGGGTATCTGGGTTAAAACTTTCATTGctagtaaaatttgttaattactttaagGATGGAGTCTCCTTTAATGTTGCTGGTTTATTGGCCATGAATTTGAGGGATTCAAGATTGTCTATGCTCACACTAATTCATTGTATCTAAGATGATTTTGGCATCATGCAGATATTCTGTAGAGGACACTGGTTATGTTAGTTGCATTGCCTGGACACCAGATAATTCTGCTTTTGCAGTTGGGTGGAAATTAAGAGGGCTAGCTGTATGGTCCATTTCTGGTTGCCGTTTGATGTCAACTATCCGCCAAGTTGGTTTAAGTTCTGTATCATCTCCAATGGTTAAACCAAACCAAGACTGCAAATATGAACCTTTAATTGGTGGTACTTCGCTGATCCAGTGGGATGAATATGGTTACAAGCTTTATGCTGTTGAGGAAAGAACGTCAGAAAGAATACTTGCATTTTCTTTTGGCAAGTGTTGCCTTAACAGAGGCGTTTCTCGCACAACACACATACGGCAAGTAATATATGGTGATGATCGACTGCTCATTGTGCAATCAGAAGATAGCGACGAACTTAAAATGCTTAATGTTAACCTTCCGGTAGGCATTCATATAACCAGCtagttttatttgttatttatttttatatttctatctCTGAAAACATTTATCTTGGTTCAGGTCTCttatatttctcaaaattgGCCTATTCAACATGTTGCAGCTAGTGAGGATGGTATGTATTTAGCAGTTGCCGGTCTACATGGTCTAATCTTGTATGATATTCGGGTGAAAAAGTGGCGCGTATTTGGGGATATTactcaagaacaaaaaattaagTGTGAAGGTTTATTATGGCTGGGGAAGATTATCGTAGTTTGCAACTACACTGAATCTTCTAACATGTAAGGAACTATTTCAAACTACGCTCTTCTTCTGGCCACAACTAATTCTAACATGTATTGAGTTAATTATATGTCTGTATCTTTTGGACATTCCCACGCTCTTGTTTGACTTTTGTGTTTGGCTATCTTTTTTATGGATGGACAATCTTTTGTATAGACTTTGCTATACTTATTTGTATCCTGAGCACAGATTTATGTTTTGTAATCCTGATTAATCCATTGCAGGTATGAGTTGCTTTTCTTCCCAAGGTATCACCTTGACCAGAGTTCTTTACTGTGTCGGAAACCACTGCCTGGAAAACCTGTGGTGATGGATGTACATCAAGAATATATACTAGTCACCTATCGACCATTTGATGTTCACATTTTCCATTTGACATTACTTGGTGAATTGACATTATCTAGTACCCCCAAATTACAGGTAAACGAATATTTTTAACTACTTTGATTTGAGGATTTCTTTGAGAATGGTAGTACTTGCCCAATGTACTTTCTTCTCAAGTGTTCAGTTGCCCTTGAGTGACAACACTTcgattaattaattcttcattcatattttaagTGATAAAATGACAAACAGCTTTCTACAGTAAGAGAATTGTCAATTATGACTGCAAAGAGCCATCCAGCATCAATGCGGTTTATTCCTGAACAATTCCCAAAAGAAGGCATTTCAAACAGTCATATCTCTTCTTCTCCCACATTAGTTCGAGAGCCTGCAAGGTATTTATCCACATGTTATAAACTGGTATTCTTCATTTGATATACTTCTAAGAGGATTAATATGCTTTGCTAGATGTTTGATTTTGAGAGCAAATGGAGAACTTTCTCTTCTGGATTTGGATGATGGACGAGAAAGGGAGCTTACTGATTCTGTTGAATTATTCTGGGTCACTTGTGGTCATTCAGAGGATAAAACAAATCTAATTGAGGAAGTTTCTTGGTTGGATTATGGTCATCGGGGACTGCAGGTGAAGGATGCTtggatttcaaatatttataaatatttgcgTGCTAATACTAcctattaatattttcttatccaaaaaaaaaatactacctattaatattttagtctttATGTCTCTTGGGGGACATCCGATAGAAtcaatattttagtatttatttgtccatattgttttcttatgcTGGGTCTTTCTCTAAAATGGACGTTCATTATAAAGTGTAAAGTAGAGGGTAGTATTGAGTGATATAAAACTATTAGCTAAAAGCTTCACTCAAACTTATGAAATTGATTATTAAGAAACATTTGTACTTGACCCCTCTGCTCTTTGTATAACCCTATTGCATTGAGCTTTTGtctctatatttttcaatattgatGATATTGAGactcatttccttttcaaaaaaagagatgttaaaatttatactttttgaggggttttattttactttattttattatcattacatatttttatcTCTTGCATCTACTTTGTTTCTTCtctaaaaaagttatgaaGAATTCATAATTAGATACAACTTTTCCAAACTACTTAAACTACTCTCTTGAATACTATTTAGGCCTAAAGAGAATTCTTGGTATAACATTTTGTTGACCCaagtttcttttcaaaacataGTGGGTATGTACATAAAAACTTCTTCCTCAAGATCGTcagtaagaaaaataattttgaaatcgAGTGGAGAATCCAAGCATCTATAGGTGTTTACAAATGATTTCcatttagaaactaaaaaggaaagagtAAAAGGCTTAAGGGTGTGTTTGGTCCAAAGAGTTGAGAAGTAGAAGTTGTGAACTCCACTCTATGTTTGGCACAAAAAGTTGGTGGGCCCcactactaaaaaaatatcaattttatactCCTTACACCATGGATCCCAGGAGTTCACAACTCCATAGACTTGATAACTTGTTGGAGCTCACTATTCCACTCCTTGTCCCAACACTTCATATTCAAGTTGTTTGTACTATAAGTTGTACAACCTATAAAACATATACTGTTCAAGTAAGTTTGTACTTGTGTCTAGATTTTAGTTGTTAAACTTTTATGGTGTGTTTTGGATGGAGATTCAGGGGATTGGGAAAAGGGTTATGGCTCAAACCTTGTTTGGGCCAAGGGTTTGCACTTTTGGGGATTAGGGTTAAATAACCCTACAAATTTCCCTACTTCATCTTCTCATAATACTACACTCATAAAccttcccccaaacacatGTTATAATAATTGTACAATTATAAAACCCTTCCCCGAAAcgcatattatcataatactacaGTAATAatccttcccccaaacacatattattataacactACCAATAATAACCCTAaccccaaacacatattattataacactACTATCATAATCCCTCCCTCAAACACATATTGTCATAACACTACCATTCATAttccttcccccaaacacatattacCATAACACTACCAATAATAACCCTAaccccaaacacatattatcacaACACTAGGATTATTATAATCAGGATTGATAATCCTAGGATTATCATAATCCTTTTCCCCATAACTCTTTCCCACCCCCAAACGCACCCTTAGTCTTTATTGTACCTTATGTGTAGTGGGTCTTTCTTGCACCTTTTTTAATGACATAAAAGTTTACTCCCAAAATTTGCAaggaattttcttttgtactcTTATCAGTTCTTATATTGTGtagttaatttttcttgtttcttttaatttggaatTGGCTGATATTTATTCTCGTTGGAAGCTTTTTGCAGGTTTGGTATCCTTCTCCAGGCGTCGACTCCTTTAAGCAGGAGGATTTCTTGCAGGTATGACTGTGTGGGCCTGTGACTACTAAATTCTTAATAGTTACATATTTGCAACTTGTGAGTTCCTAAGAGATGCAAGAAAATGAAGTGTTATTCTTTTTGGTTCTTCAcaattatttctcattttataagattcttccaattttatttgatcatttgagGTTACTGTATGCTCTCCTTTTGGAAGCGCTTTTGATTTAGTTCTTTTGGAGGTTTTTAACACCTTGCAATCCGCCCTTAGGCTGTTCGTTTTGTGAGTGATATAGTCCACTGTTTCTTATCTAAAAAAAGTTTCCTAAAGATCAATGTATAAcattttggttaaaatattttttcatctgTTGACT
This DNA window, taken from Cucumis sativus cultivar 9930 chromosome 6, Cucumber_9930_V3, whole genome shotgun sequence, encodes the following:
- the LOC101220897 gene encoding RAB6A-GEF complex partner protein 1 isoform X2, with product MSSNIVSDSRHMFIGLSSGSLYSISWKGEFYGAFDIDLHTRDHNEIGLPSLPLDNGLAYKSSTRILKTNHDVKQSVIIKLDLCLPLRMLFVLYSDGKLVQCSVSKKGLKYTDAIKAEFFFGTVDAVCTSVAPNQQILAVGSRRGVVELYDLADSASLFRSVSLHDWGYSVEDTGYVSCIAWTPDNSAFAVGWKLRGLAVWSISGCRLMSTIRQVGLSSVSSPMVKPNQDCKYEPLIGGTSLIQWDEYGYKLYAVEERTSERILAFSFGKCCLNRGVSRTTHIRQVIYGDDRLLIVQSEDSDELKMLNVNLPVSYISQNWPIQHVAASEDGMYLAVAGLHGLILYDIRVKKWRVFGDITQEQKIKCEGLLWLGKIIVVCNYTESSNMYELLFFPRYHLDQSSLLCRKPLPGKPVVMDVHQEYILVTYRPFDVHIFHLTLLGELTLSSTPKLQLSTVRELSIMTAKSHPASMRFIPEQFPKEGISNSHISSSPTLVREPARCLILRANGELSLLDLDDGRERELTDSVELFWVTCGHSEDKTNLIEEVSWLDYGHRGLQVWYPSPGVDSFKQEDFLQLDPELEFDREVYPLGLLPNAGVVVGVSQRMSFSASTEFPCFEPSPQAQTILHCLLRHLLQRDKSEEALRLARLSAEKPHFSHCLEWLLFTVFDAEISRQNVNKNQNTAAKYANKLSLLEKTCELIKNFSEYHDVVVSVARKTDARHWADLFSAAGRSTELFEECFQRRWYRTAACYILVIAKLEGPAVSQYCASRLLQATLDESLYELAGELVRFLLRSGRDYDHASADSDKLSPRFLGYFLFRSSRNQTFDRSSSFKEPSAHVTSVKTILESHASYLMSGKELSKLVAFVKGTQFDLVEYLQRERYGSARLKDFASGLELIGEKLQMGTLQSRLDADFLLAHMCSVKFKEWIVVLATLLRRSEVLSDLFRHDLRLWEAYKSTLQSSFVEYHDLLEDLNERLTSAEKLEESQTGRSTFDQASINMLTESEAEQY
- the LOC101220897 gene encoding RAB6A-GEF complex partner protein 1 isoform X1 — encoded protein: MYMAYGWPQVIPLESSLCPSSQQIIYLKVVNRLLLVVSPTHLELWSSAQHRIRLGKYKRDSDSVQREGENIQAVWSPDTKLIAILTSSFFLHIFKVQFTDRKIHFGGKQPSGLSFATVSLVLSEQVPFAARDLTVSNIVSDSRHMFIGLSSGSLYSISWKGEFYGAFDIDLHTRDHNEIGLPSLPLDNGLAYKSSTRILKTNHDVKQSVIIKLDLCLPLRMLFVLYSDGKLVQCSVSKKGLKYTDAIKAEFFFGTVDAVCTSVAPNQQILAVGSRRGVVELYDLADSASLFRSVSLHDWGYSVEDTGYVSCIAWTPDNSAFAVGWKLRGLAVWSISGCRLMSTIRQVGLSSVSSPMVKPNQDCKYEPLIGGTSLIQWDEYGYKLYAVEERTSERILAFSFGKCCLNRGVSRTTHIRQVIYGDDRLLIVQSEDSDELKMLNVNLPVSYISQNWPIQHVAASEDGMYLAVAGLHGLILYDIRVKKWRVFGDITQEQKIKCEGLLWLGKIIVVCNYTESSNMYELLFFPRYHLDQSSLLCRKPLPGKPVVMDVHQEYILVTYRPFDVHIFHLTLLGELTLSSTPKLQLSTVRELSIMTAKSHPASMRFIPEQFPKEGISNSHISSSPTLVREPARCLILRANGELSLLDLDDGRERELTDSVELFWVTCGHSEDKTNLIEEVSWLDYGHRGLQVWYPSPGVDSFKQEDFLQLDPELEFDREVYPLGLLPNAGVVVGVSQRMSFSASTEFPCFEPSPQAQTILHCLLRHLLQRDKSEEALRLARLSAEKPHFSHCLEWLLFTVFDAEISRQNVNKNQNTAAKYANKLSLLEKTCELIKNFSEYHDVVVSVARKTDARHWADLFSAAGRSTELFEECFQRRWYRTAACYILVIAKLEGPAVSQYCASRLLQATLDESLYELAGELVRFLLRSGRDYDHASADSDKLSPRFLGYFLFRSSRNQTFDRSSSFKEPSAHVTSVKTILESHASYLMSGKELSKLVAFVKGTQFDLVEYLQRERYGSARLKDFASGLELIGEKLQMGTLQSRLDADFLLAHMCSVKFKEWIVVLATLLRRSEVLSDLFRHDLRLWEAYKSTLQSSFVEYHDLLEDLNERLTSAEKLEESQTGRSTFDQASINMLTESEAEQY